In one window of Pseudodesulfovibrio sediminis DNA:
- the thrS gene encoding threonine--tRNA ligase, whose translation MQVDVAGKQIELADGAVCADALAEGLSKKQFKKVVAAKCGDTVVDLSTAVSGTCTTIEPVFADSEEGLGVIRHSAAHLMAEAVKKLFPAAMVTIGPSIENGFYYDFDYERPFTPEDLEAIEKEMLSSVGANKEFSRTTMSVDEAKQFFSEKGEDYKPEIMDDLGGDEFSIYTHGDFADLCRGPHVARTGMIKAFKLLSVAGAYWRGDENKKQLQRIYGTAWQDPKALKKYLFRLEEAKKRDHRKLGKQLDLFSFNEDVGPGMSLWHPRGMLLRAILEDFERKEHLKRGYDLVQGPLILKREMWEKSGHYENYRENMYFTEIDDQAYGIKPMNCLAHMMIYKRKIMSYRDLPQRYFELGVVHRHEKSGVLHGLMRVRSFTQDDAHLICRPDQVEEEILDLIKFYQDIYALFDYEFDVELSTRPEKSIGSDQDWDVATEGLRQALEKSGMEYQINEGDGAFYGPKIDFHLRDSIGRSWQCGTIQVDFTLPERFDIVYVGEDGERHRPVMIHRAMLGSIERFIGVLTEHCAGAYPVWMAPVQARLLNVTDAQLDFVKKAKALFASKGIRIEADTRNEKLGFKIREAQVEKIPYMLVIGDTEVEAGCVNIRSRDGEDPGLVSLEEAAQLILDAAKAPFEAGGMSYSFSG comes from the coding sequence GTGCAAGTTGACGTTGCTGGAAAGCAGATCGAATTGGCCGACGGCGCCGTGTGTGCCGATGCCCTTGCCGAGGGCCTGTCCAAGAAGCAGTTCAAGAAGGTCGTGGCCGCCAAGTGCGGAGACACCGTTGTTGATCTGTCTACTGCCGTTTCCGGAACGTGTACTACCATCGAGCCCGTCTTCGCGGATAGCGAAGAGGGGCTGGGTGTTATCCGTCACTCCGCAGCCCACCTCATGGCTGAAGCCGTGAAGAAGCTTTTCCCGGCCGCCATGGTGACCATCGGTCCCTCCATCGAGAACGGATTTTACTACGACTTCGATTACGAACGTCCGTTCACGCCCGAAGATCTTGAAGCCATCGAAAAAGAGATGCTCAGCTCCGTGGGTGCGAACAAAGAGTTTTCCCGTACCACCATGTCCGTTGACGAGGCCAAGCAGTTCTTCTCCGAAAAGGGTGAAGACTACAAGCCCGAGATCATGGACGACCTGGGCGGCGATGAATTTTCCATATACACGCACGGCGACTTCGCTGATCTGTGCCGCGGCCCGCACGTGGCCCGTACCGGCATGATCAAGGCGTTCAAGCTGTTGTCCGTGGCCGGTGCATACTGGCGCGGTGACGAGAACAAGAAGCAGCTCCAGCGCATCTACGGAACTGCCTGGCAGGACCCCAAGGCGCTCAAGAAGTACCTGTTCCGCCTGGAAGAGGCCAAGAAGCGTGATCACCGCAAGCTCGGCAAGCAGCTTGACCTGTTCTCCTTCAACGAAGACGTCGGCCCCGGCATGTCTCTGTGGCATCCTCGCGGCATGCTGCTGCGTGCCATTCTCGAAGACTTCGAGCGCAAGGAGCACCTGAAGCGGGGATACGATCTCGTTCAGGGACCGCTCATCCTGAAGCGCGAGATGTGGGAGAAGTCCGGTCACTACGAGAACTATCGTGAGAACATGTACTTCACGGAGATCGACGATCAGGCGTACGGCATCAAGCCCATGAACTGCCTGGCGCACATGATGATCTACAAGCGGAAAATCATGAGCTACCGTGATCTGCCCCAGCGATATTTCGAGCTGGGCGTGGTGCATCGTCACGAGAAGTCCGGTGTGTTGCATGGTCTCATGCGCGTCCGGTCCTTCACACAGGATGATGCGCACCTCATCTGCCGCCCTGATCAGGTGGAAGAAGAGATTCTCGATCTCATCAAATTTTATCAGGACATCTACGCACTGTTCGACTATGAATTCGACGTGGAGCTGTCCACCCGTCCGGAGAAGTCCATCGGCTCTGATCAGGACTGGGATGTGGCCACCGAAGGGCTGCGTCAGGCGCTTGAAAAATCCGGCATGGAATACCAGATCAACGAAGGCGACGGTGCTTTTTACGGTCCCAAGATCGATTTTCATCTGCGCGATTCCATCGGACGTTCCTGGCAGTGCGGTACAATTCAAGTGGATTTCACCTTGCCAGAGCGGTTTGACATAGTATATGTCGGCGAGGATGGTGAACGGCACAGGCCCGTCATGATCCATCGCGCCATGCTCGGCTCCATCGAACGCTTCATCGGCGTCTTGACGGAGCATTGTGCTGGTGCGTATCCTGTCTGGATGGCTCCAGTACAGGCGCGTTTGCTGAACGTGACAGATGCTCAGCTTGATTTTGTAAAGAAAGCCAAGGCGTTGTTTGCATCAAAAGGTATTCGTATCGAAGCGGATACGCGCAACGAGAAGCTTGGATTCAAGATTCGGGAAGCTCAGGTTGAGAAAATCCCGTATATGTTGGTAATCGGTGATACAGAGGTGGAAGCCGGGTGCGTCAATATTCGTTCACGAGACGGAGAAGACCCCGGATTGGTTTCATTGGAAGAAGCCGCGCAGTTGATTTTGGATGCTGCGAAGGCTCCTTTCGAAGCAGGAGGCATGAGCTATAGCTTTTCGGGGTAA
- a CDS encoding DVU0298 family protein, with protein MSRFRKTKKELREILAADNWQDRLAELTEYRPGDLVPPLLNLRLDKDEAVRWRSVIVFGMTADRMAEASMEKARVLMRTLMWFMNEESGNLGWGIPHFMGEAMALNAKIAKEFHKILVSYIFCDADCDGNFLDHPELRRDVYWGLARLAEARPELVAHGERFLIAGLDDPDAYNRAYAAWVLGLIKAEGAREKLETLTGDAVEIRTFRGDDVYDITVGAMVSEALAAIG; from the coding sequence ATGTCCCGATTTCGCAAGACCAAGAAGGAGCTCCGTGAGATTCTGGCAGCCGACAACTGGCAGGACCGCCTCGCAGAACTGACCGAATATCGTCCTGGCGACCTGGTGCCGCCCCTGCTCAACCTGCGGCTGGACAAGGACGAAGCCGTGCGGTGGCGTTCAGTCATAGTCTTTGGGATGACTGCGGACCGCATGGCCGAGGCTTCCATGGAAAAGGCGCGTGTACTCATGCGCACGCTCATGTGGTTCATGAACGAGGAGTCCGGCAATCTCGGATGGGGTATTCCGCATTTCATGGGCGAAGCCATGGCCTTGAACGCGAAGATCGCCAAGGAGTTTCACAAGATTCTGGTCTCATATATTTTCTGTGACGCCGACTGTGACGGGAATTTTCTCGATCACCCTGAATTGCGTCGCGATGTGTACTGGGGGCTGGCTCGTTTGGCCGAGGCGCGTCCTGAGTTGGTCGCGCATGGCGAGCGCTTCCTCATAGCCGGGCTGGATGACCCGGACGCCTACAACCGCGCCTATGCCGCCTGGGTGCTCGGCCTGATTAAGGCAGAGGGCGCGCGGGAGAAGCTGGAGACGCTCACAGGTGATGCCGTCGAGATACGGACCTTTCGCGGTGACGATGTTTATGACATCACTGTGGGCGCGATGGTGTCGGAGGCTTTGGCGGCCATTGGGTAA
- a CDS encoding tetratricopeptide repeat protein, with translation MENFDNIDDYIADLKAKLVANPTCGNTHYNLGVAYLSRRDFQEAEREFLDAVAHSPRMAEGYVQLGGIALQRDDLESCLNYNIQATQQRPFFSVPWGNIGFVLMQQGDLDKAHKALKKALKLDPEFAQAQATMSSLLIAMGEFEEADKMLKVILEKHSHFGPAWNNKAIVDAHFENWVDAAKCIAKAEESGFDVPEEFKKEVEENNK, from the coding sequence ATGGAAAACTTCGACAATATTGATGATTACATTGCCGATCTCAAAGCCAAGCTGGTGGCGAACCCCACCTGCGGCAACACCCATTACAACCTGGGTGTGGCGTATCTGTCCCGCCGGGATTTTCAGGAAGCGGAGCGTGAGTTCCTCGATGCCGTGGCGCATTCTCCGCGCATGGCAGAAGGGTACGTGCAGCTCGGCGGTATCGCCTTGCAGCGTGACGACCTTGAGTCCTGTCTGAACTACAACATCCAGGCCACGCAGCAGCGTCCGTTCTTCTCTGTGCCCTGGGGCAACATCGGATTCGTGCTCATGCAGCAGGGCGATCTGGACAAGGCGCACAAGGCGCTGAAAAAAGCCTTGAAGCTGGACCCGGAGTTTGCGCAGGCTCAGGCCACCATGTCTTCGCTGCTCATCGCCATGGGCGAGTTCGAGGAAGCGGACAAGATGCTCAAGGTCATCCTTGAAAAGCACTCCCATTTCGGGCCTGCATGGAACAACAAGGCCATCGTGGATGCCCATTTCGAAAATTGGGTAGATGCGGCCAAATGCATAGCCAAAGCGGAGGAGTCCGGTTTCGATGTGCCTGAAGAGTTCAAAAAGGAAGTCGAGGAAAACAACAAATAG
- a CDS encoding YkgJ family cysteine cluster protein, whose protein sequence is MALDFTEYFQNYEAVVAEVDAVFKKFENEMGDLVKCGKGCSDCCYALFDVTLVEGMYINAKFNEKFSGLERSQILSRADAADRQIHKLKRKVFKASQAGQPTNEILMEVARARVRCPLLDENDLCSIYENRPITCRLYGVPTSIGGEAHTCNKAGFKGGEKYPTVNMDIVLDKLLGIGNDLQKGIGSRFKELGEMLLPLSMAIVTDYDEEYLGVGGEAKLVIPKEHLERELGVGAEPAHEVVAPDAEEAPKSAACASCTESKSSCESCGESIVLGGGKK, encoded by the coding sequence ATGGCGCTTGATTTCACAGAATATTTCCAAAATTATGAAGCCGTAGTCGCTGAAGTCGACGCTGTTTTCAAAAAATTTGAAAACGAGATGGGTGATCTGGTCAAATGTGGCAAAGGCTGTTCCGACTGCTGTTATGCCCTGTTTGACGTGACTCTGGTCGAAGGCATGTATATCAATGCCAAGTTCAACGAAAAATTTTCCGGTCTGGAACGCTCCCAGATTCTGAGCAGAGCGGACGCGGCCGATCGCCAGATTCACAAGCTCAAGCGCAAGGTCTTCAAGGCCAGCCAGGCAGGGCAGCCCACCAATGAGATCCTCATGGAAGTGGCCCGGGCGCGTGTCCGGTGTCCCCTGCTGGATGAAAACGACCTGTGCTCCATTTACGAGAACCGTCCCATCACCTGCCGTTTGTACGGTGTGCCTACCTCCATCGGAGGCGAGGCGCATACCTGCAACAAGGCCGGATTCAAGGGCGGGGAGAAATATCCCACAGTGAATATGGATATCGTACTGGACAAGCTTCTGGGGATCGGCAACGACCTGCAGAAAGGCATCGGTTCCCGCTTCAAGGAGCTGGGCGAGATGCTGCTGCCCCTGTCCATGGCCATTGTCACCGATTACGACGAGGAATATCTCGGTGTGGGCGGCGAGGCCAAACTGGTTATTCCCAAAGAGCATCTTGAAAGAGAACTGGGCGTTGGCGCGGAGCCCGCTCATGAAGTTGTTGCGCCTGACGCAGAGGAAGCTCCCAAGTCCGCAGCATGCGCTTCCTGTACTGAATCAAAGTCCTCCTGTGAGAGCTGTGGCGAGTCCATAGTTCTGGGCGGCGGGAAGAAATAA
- a CDS encoding ferredoxin: protein MGYAITIDNDKCTGDGECVDVCPVEVYELQDGKAVAVNEDECLGCESCVEVCESDAITIEEN from the coding sequence ATGGGTTACGCAATTACTATTGACAACGACAAGTGCACCGGCGACGGCGAATGTGTAGACGTTTGTCCCGTTGAAGTTTACGAACTGCAGGACGGCAAAGCTGTTGCAGTGAACGAAGACGAATGTCTTGGTTGTGAATCCTGCGTTGAGGTTTGTGAATCCGACGCTATCACCATCGAAGAAAACTAG
- a CDS encoding aminopeptidase: MFTNEELKKYAETLWWGLSTARTNPYEPGDYVLLRFDTDALPLAEVMFDLLIEKGLNPVPRQNMTTKMDLSFYGKGSKEQRTDIPAGDKEFIGNLNGLISLIAPASLTHLQNVDPKKIGEAAVARKFMRDIMEKREQTGDFGWTLCVYPTKALAESAGLSMKDFKEQVVKACFLDADNPPAKWAEIFDEAEKVKAWLNGLPIEHVHIKSENTDLIVVPGEERRWLGVSGHNIPSFEIFLSPDWRGTEGIYYADQPSFRSGNYVEGVRLTFENGIAVKTEAKVGDEFVAKQLTLDEGANRLGEFSLTDRRFSEISAFMANTLFDENFGGDQGNCHVAVGASYADTYAGDQSTLDAEKKKTLGFNDSALHWDLVNTEQKTVTATLKGGEEVVIYTDGEFQYE; the protein is encoded by the coding sequence ATGTTCACCAATGAAGAACTGAAAAAATATGCTGAGACATTATGGTGGGGACTCTCCACCGCCCGGACCAACCCCTACGAACCGGGCGACTATGTTCTGCTGCGTTTTGATACCGACGCGCTGCCTCTGGCCGAAGTCATGTTCGACCTGCTCATTGAAAAAGGGCTCAACCCTGTTCCCAGACAAAACATGACCACGAAAATGGACCTGTCCTTCTACGGCAAAGGGTCCAAGGAACAGCGCACGGATATCCCGGCAGGAGACAAGGAGTTCATCGGCAACCTTAACGGCCTCATCTCACTCATTGCCCCGGCCTCGCTGACACACCTGCAGAACGTTGACCCAAAAAAGATCGGTGAAGCTGCGGTGGCCCGCAAATTCATGCGCGACATAATGGAAAAACGCGAACAGACCGGCGATTTCGGCTGGACCCTGTGCGTCTACCCCACCAAGGCGCTGGCAGAATCCGCAGGGCTTTCCATGAAAGACTTCAAAGAGCAGGTAGTCAAGGCATGCTTTCTGGATGCCGACAACCCGCCGGCAAAATGGGCCGAAATTTTCGACGAAGCCGAAAAGGTCAAGGCATGGCTCAACGGTCTGCCCATCGAGCATGTGCACATCAAATCCGAAAACACCGATCTCATCGTCGTGCCCGGCGAAGAGCGCCGCTGGCTTGGCGTGTCCGGTCACAACATCCCGTCGTTCGAGATTTTCCTTTCGCCGGACTGGCGCGGAACCGAAGGCATCTATTATGCCGACCAGCCGTCCTTCCGCTCCGGCAACTATGTGGAAGGGGTTCGCCTGACCTTTGAAAACGGCATCGCGGTCAAGACCGAGGCCAAGGTCGGCGACGAATTCGTTGCCAAACAACTCACGCTGGACGAAGGCGCCAATCGACTGGGCGAATTCTCCCTCACCGATCGTCGTTTCTCCGAAATCAGCGCGTTCATGGCCAACACCCTCTTTGACGAGAACTTCGGCGGCGATCAGGGCAACTGCCATGTGGCCGTGGGCGCATCGTATGCGGACACCTACGCAGGCGACCAGTCCACACTTGATGCCGAAAAGAAGAAGACCCTCGGTTTCAATGACTCGGCCCTTCACTGGGATCTGGTCAACACCGAACAGAAGACCGTCACCGCCACCCTGAAAGGCGGCGAGGAAGTTGTCATTTATACTGACGGCGAATTCCAATACGAGTAA